A window from Vicia villosa cultivar HV-30 ecotype Madison, WI unplaced genomic scaffold, Vvil1.0 ctg.000415F_1_1, whole genome shotgun sequence encodes these proteins:
- the LOC131627918 gene encoding auxin response factor 3-like, translated as MGLIDLNTTEDDETPYSALSSSSSSTHSGISTSASAMVLPPPASSPSPPPAQGSVCLELWHACAGPLISLPKKGSIVVYVPQGHFEQAHDFPVSACSIPIPPHVFCRVLDVKLHAEEGSDEVYCQVLLVPENQQVEQNVREGVIDADAEEEDAEAIVKSTTPHMFCKTLTASDTSTHGGFSVPRRAAEDCFPPLDYSQQRPSQELVAKDLHGLEWRFRHIYRGQPRRHLLTTGWSAFVNKKKLVSGDAVLFLRGDDGELRLGIRRAVQLKNSGSFGASGMQLDPSSLMDVVNALSKRSAFSVCYNPRVSSSDFIIPVNKFIKSLDCSYSAGMRFRMRFETEDAAERRVTGLIAGISDVDPHRWPGSKWKCLLVRWDDIEASRHNRVSPWEIEPSGSASSTSNLMAASLKRSRIGFTSSKLDFPVPNGIGVSDFGESLRFRKVLQGQEIMGMNTPYDSINAQSPRLYELGRCYPGSICSGIAAPGNIRMPQATSDFPCNGIGFGESFRFQKVLQGQEILPCPPPYGRSSFDESRGNGFLGRYDGYQLLGGSRNGWPAQMHDNPSHLHASVTAGQVSSPSSVLMFQQAVNPVSNTRYDNGNRNQGSYISEMKSGMFASSLLDKPIQESTNSLGMQNFLNNNQLDDISRSRNSTSALKGNQEKNSTYKSGCRLFGFSLTDDTYVANKEAALASNITSQFNKDYEGG; from the exons ATGGGGTTAATCGATCTCAACACTACTGAAGATGATGAAACACCTTATTCAGctctttcttcttcctcttcttctactCACTCTGGGATAAGCACTTCTGCTTCTGCTATGGTTCTTCCTCCTCCtgcttcttctccttctcctcctcCGGCTCAGGGTTCGGTTTGTTTGGAGCTATGGCATGCTTGTGCTGGTCCTTTGATCTCTTTGCCTAAGAAAGGAAGCATTGTTGTGTATGTTCCACAGGGTCACTTTGAACAGGCTCATGATTTTCCTGTTTCTGCTTGTAGTATTCCTATTCCACCTCATGTTTTCTGTCGTGTTCTTGATGTTAAGCTCCAT GCTGAGGAAGGGAGTGATGAAGTGTATTGCCAGGTCTTGTTGGTTCCTGAAAATCAG CAAGTGGAGCAAAATGTACGGGAAGGGGTAATCGATGCGGATGCGGAAGAGGAGGATGCTGAAGCTATTGTGAAGTCTACAACTCCCCATATGTTCTGCAAGACTCTCACAGCTTCTGATACTAGCACTCATGGAGGATTCTCGGTGCCTCGTCGAGCAGCTGAAGACTGCTTTCCTCCCCTG GATTACAGCCAGCAGAGACCTTCTCAAGAGCTTGTAGCTAAGGATTTGCATGGCCTGGAATGGAGGTTTCGACACATTTATAGGG GGCAGCCAAGGAGGCATTTGCTGACAACTGGGTGGAGTGCATTTGTGAACAAGAAGAAGCTCGTGTCTGGTGATGCTGTGTTGTTTCTTAG GGGTGACGATGGAGAACTGAGGTTAGGGATTCGTAGGGCTGTTCAGTTGAAAAATTCTGGTTCCTTTGGAGCTTCTGGTATGCAATTGGATCCTAGCTCTCTCATGGACGTTGTGAATGCTTTATCCAAAAGATCTGCGTTCAGTGTCTGCTACAATCCAAG GGTCAGCTCTTCAGATTTCATCATACCTGTTAACAAGTTCATAAAGAGCCTTGATTGCTCTTACTCTGCTGGAATGAGGTTCAGGATGCGTTTTGAAACTGAAGATGCTGCAGAACGAAG AGTCACTGGATTAATTGCTGGTATAAGTGACGTCGATCCTCATAGATGGCCTGGATCTAAATGGAAATGCCTATTG GTGAGGTGGGATGACATAGAAGCATCGAGGCATAACAGGGTTTCCCCTTGGGAAATCGAGCCATCTGGTTCTGCTTCCTCTACCAGTAACCTGATGGCTGCAAGTTTGAAGAGGAGCAGGATTGGATTCACTTCATCCAAGCTAGATTTTCCAGTTCCCA ATGGGATTGGTGTGTCAGACTTTGGGGAATCATTGAGGTTCCGAAAGGTCTTGCAAGGTCAAGAAATTATGGGCATGAATACTCCCTACGACAGTATTAATGCTCAGAGTCCCCGGTTATACGAGCTAGGGAGATGTTATCCCGGTTCAATCTGTTCCGGGATTGCCGCACCAGGAAACATCAGAATGCCTCAGGCAACTTCTGATTTTCCCTGTAATGGCATAGGCTTTGGTGAATCTTTCCGATTCCAAAAGGTCTTGCAAGGTCAAGAAATTCTTCCGTGTCCACCACCCTACGGTCGATCCTCGTTTGACGAGTCCCGTGGAAATGGTTTCCTTGGACGCTACGATGGTTATCAACTACTCGGTGGTTCCAGAAACGGATGGCCAGCACAGATGCATGATAATCCTTCACATTTGCACGCGTCTGTTACAGCTGGACAAGTTTCATCTCCATCATCTGTTTTAATGTTCCAGCAGGCTGTTAATCCAGTTTCAAACACTCGTTATGATAACGGTAATCGCAATCAGGGTTCATACATATCTGAAATGAAAAGTGGAATGTTTGCGTCTTCCCTACTCGACAAACCTATTCAGGAAAGCACAAATTCTCTCGGTATGCAGAATTTTCTCAATAACAACCAGTTGGATGATATTTCAAGGTCTCGTAATTCGACCTCAGCACTAAAAGGCAATCAAGAAAAAAACTCGACATATAAAAGTGGCTGCAGACTCTTTGGATTTTCATTAACCGACGACACCTACGTTGCAAACAAAGAAGCTGCTCTTGCCTCAAACATCACTTCTCAATTCAACAAGGACTACGAAGGAGGTTGA